One region of Haladaptatus cibarius D43 genomic DNA includes:
- a CDS encoding DUF5814 domain-containing protein, translating to MAITDKIYVKNHRQISSQLETNIPKGAFKGATLDILFQGDGMQKLDGATRDRVLDFAEDFLDCDCQSNPYCGCPERKFMRYLLELREGGLGPDAIVDVMTDDYMVYAYSGDVLSFLDNSVRTLEAVEELANVEGDDSAEALARRKKHSLSG from the coding sequence GTGGCTATCACGGACAAAATCTACGTCAAAAACCATCGCCAAATCTCCTCGCAGTTGGAGACGAACATCCCGAAAGGGGCGTTCAAGGGTGCGACGCTGGACATCCTGTTTCAGGGCGACGGCATGCAAAAACTGGACGGCGCAACGCGAGACAGGGTTCTCGATTTCGCCGAGGATTTCCTCGATTGTGACTGCCAGAGCAATCCGTACTGTGGCTGTCCGGAGCGGAAGTTCATGCGCTACCTGTTAGAACTGCGCGAAGGTGGCCTCGGCCCGGATGCCATCGTGGACGTGATGACCGACGATTACATGGTGTACGCCTACTCAGGCGACGTGCTGTCCTTTTTGGACAATTCGGTGCGGACGCTGGAAGCCGTTGAGGAACTCGCCAACGTGGAGGGCGACGATTCGGCGGAGGCGCTCGCTCGGCGGAAAAAACACTCGCTATCGGGGTAA
- a CDS encoding ribbon-helix-helix protein, CopG family, translated as MGNKNKTISFRVNEDAFETLREIAEKRDISLSAVFRDYVETLVAHDGKVEVVPENQVKDDNESSFPPKIEVPKSFVREHERLELEAEHLRDQLQEHKQYVRHLKSKVDDETEEEVIHLEELDDEIENDEPFRLG; from the coding sequence ATGGGCAACAAAAACAAAACCATCTCCTTCAGGGTCAACGAGGACGCCTTCGAAACCCTGCGGGAGATTGCGGAAAAGCGCGACATTTCGCTGTCGGCAGTGTTCCGCGACTACGTCGAGACGCTGGTCGCCCACGACGGAAAGGTGGAAGTCGTCCCCGAAAATCAGGTCAAAGACGACAACGAGAGTTCGTTCCCGCCAAAAATCGAGGTGCCAAAGAGTTTCGTCCGCGAACACGAACGCCTCGAACTGGAGGCCGAACATCTCCGCGACCAACTCCAAGAGCACAAACAGTACGTCCGCCATCTAAAGTCGAAAGTGGACGACGAAACCGAAGAGGAAGTCATCCACTTGGAGGAACTGGACGACGAGATAGAAAACGACGAGCCGTTTCGGCTGGGCTGA
- a CDS encoding helix-turn-helix domain-containing protein translates to MHEVVLRIEGDGACAAATRATETTIELWCNDHCDLLHISGQTGATALEHLEELVGVQELLVEGCERLAMTETCLKDRETDTIESFLARHSCLLVPPLRYADGEKWCRILALDSSNLTGLYRDLVNEFSVTVESKREIAGVPGDRPLLTPETAIADLSPRQQEALVTAHETGYYRIPRETTTAEIAAEMEIDRRTFEEHLRRAENKLVDGMVAFYGGRTPV, encoded by the coding sequence ATGCACGAGGTTGTACTTCGAATCGAGGGAGACGGCGCGTGCGCGGCGGCCACTCGCGCCACCGAGACGACCATCGAACTCTGGTGTAACGACCACTGTGACCTCCTCCACATCAGCGGGCAGACAGGCGCAACCGCACTGGAACACCTCGAAGAACTCGTCGGAGTACAAGAACTACTAGTCGAGGGTTGCGAGCGATTGGCGATGACCGAAACCTGCCTGAAAGACCGCGAGACGGACACTATCGAATCGTTTCTGGCACGACACAGTTGCCTGCTCGTGCCACCGCTTCGGTACGCGGACGGCGAAAAATGGTGTCGGATACTCGCTCTGGATTCGAGCAATCTAACCGGACTGTACCGTGATTTGGTGAACGAGTTTTCCGTCACTGTTGAATCGAAACGCGAAATTGCTGGGGTACCCGGTGACAGACCACTGCTCACACCTGAAACCGCGATTGCCGACCTCTCGCCGCGTCAGCAGGAAGCACTCGTCACTGCACACGAAACGGGCTACTATCGGATTCCGCGGGAGACGACGACCGCTGAAATTGCCGCCGAAATGGAGATTGACCGCCGGACGTTCGAAGAACACCTTCGTCGCGCGGAGAACAAACTGGTCGATGGAATGGTCGCGTTCTACGGCGGCCGAACTCCCGTCTGA
- the hutU gene encoding urocanate hydratase has translation MSEQSETNDGTETHGVGEPSAQWHDYQGAPTGTDIECKGWRQEAALRMLNNNLDPDVGEKPEDLVVYGGTGRAARSWDAYDAILAELRELDDDETLLVQSGKPVGRFRTHERAPRVLIANSNIVGKWDDWEHFHELEAKGLIMYGQMTAGSWAYIGTQGIIQGTYETLAALADEHFAGDLRGKIVVTGGLGGMGGAQPLSVTMNHGVCIAAEVDESRIDRRIETGYCMEKTDDLDEAIENAKEAAEAGEPYSVGVHINAADMLEGMLDRDFVPDVITDQTSAHDELEGYYPSGYSVSEADELRAENPEKYVEQSLDTMARHVQGLLDIQDAGAIAFEYGNNIRGQVKEHRGMEHAFDFPGFVPAYIRPLFCQGKGPFRWAALSGNPEDIHRTDEAVVELFPEKEQLHRWIDLAQEQVEFQGLPSRVCWLGYDTDDVSEEHRNRGGDAAGDDEGLTERARFALRINELVADGEIEAPIVVTRDHLDAGSVASPNRETEAMRDGSDAVADWPILNALLNCAAGADIVSVHDGGGVGIGNALHTNNHVVLDGSDLAAEKARRVFTTDPGMGVIRHADAGYDVALDQAEQSNVSIPMRDSE, from the coding sequence ATGAGCGAGCAATCCGAAACGAACGACGGAACCGAGACGCATGGCGTCGGCGAACCGAGCGCCCAGTGGCACGACTATCAGGGCGCGCCGACTGGAACCGACATCGAATGTAAGGGCTGGCGGCAGGAGGCAGCCCTGCGCATGCTGAACAACAACCTCGACCCGGACGTCGGCGAGAAACCCGAAGACCTCGTCGTCTACGGTGGTACCGGCCGCGCGGCCCGCAGTTGGGACGCCTACGACGCTATTCTGGCCGAATTGCGCGAACTGGACGACGACGAAACCTTGCTGGTTCAGTCCGGCAAACCAGTCGGGCGCTTTCGAACTCACGAGCGCGCTCCGCGCGTTCTCATCGCCAACTCGAACATCGTCGGCAAATGGGACGACTGGGAGCATTTCCACGAACTCGAAGCGAAAGGTCTCATCATGTACGGCCAGATGACCGCGGGGTCGTGGGCGTACATCGGCACGCAGGGTATCATTCAGGGAACCTACGAAACACTGGCCGCGCTTGCGGACGAACACTTTGCGGGCGACCTGCGCGGGAAAATCGTCGTCACGGGTGGCCTCGGTGGAATGGGCGGCGCGCAACCCCTCTCGGTCACGATGAACCACGGCGTCTGTATCGCGGCGGAAGTCGATGAATCCCGAATCGACCGCCGAATCGAGACGGGGTACTGCATGGAGAAGACGGACGATTTGGACGAAGCCATCGAAAACGCCAAAGAGGCCGCAGAAGCGGGCGAACCGTATTCGGTCGGTGTCCACATCAACGCGGCAGACATGCTAGAGGGCATGCTCGACAGGGATTTCGTTCCGGACGTCATCACCGACCAGACGAGCGCGCACGACGAACTAGAAGGCTACTACCCCTCTGGGTACTCCGTTTCCGAGGCCGACGAACTTCGCGCCGAGAATCCAGAAAAGTACGTCGAGCAGAGTCTGGACACGATGGCCCGCCACGTTCAGGGACTCCTCGACATACAGGACGCAGGCGCAATCGCCTTCGAGTACGGCAACAACATCCGCGGACAGGTGAAAGAACACCGGGGGATGGAACACGCCTTCGACTTCCCCGGTTTCGTTCCGGCGTATATCCGGCCCCTGTTCTGTCAAGGAAAGGGGCCGTTTCGCTGGGCCGCGCTTTCGGGCAATCCGGAGGACATCCACCGAACCGACGAGGCAGTGGTCGAACTGTTCCCCGAAAAGGAGCAACTCCACCGCTGGATTGACCTCGCACAGGAGCAGGTCGAATTTCAGGGACTCCCATCCCGAGTTTGCTGGTTGGGCTACGATACGGACGATGTTTCGGAGGAACATCGAAACAGAGGCGGCGACGCCGCCGGAGATGATGAGGGACTCACGGAACGTGCACGGTTCGCCCTTCGAATCAACGAACTCGTCGCGGACGGCGAAATCGAGGCACCAATCGTCGTCACCCGCGACCACCTCGATGCGGGGTCGGTCGCCAGTCCGAACCGAGAAACGGAAGCCATGCGCGACGGTTCGGACGCCGTCGCGGACTGGCCGATTCTCAACGCCCTGCTCAACTGCGCGGCGGGTGCGGACATCGTCTCCGTCCACGACGGCGGCGGCGTCGGCATCGGCAACGCACTTCACACGAACAACCACGTCGTGCTGGACGGTTCCGACCTCGCAGCCGAAAAAGCCCGTCGCGTCTTCACGACTGACCCCGGAATGGGCGTGATTCGCCACGCCGACGCGGGCTACGACGTTGCACTTGACCAAGCAGAACAATCAAACGTCTCGATTCCGATGCGTGATAGCGAATGA